The genomic region CAATATTTGTCATCATGAAATAGATATTTATGATCCTATTAAAAATCAAAAAGTTTCAGGTTTTTTACCTCAAGAAAGAAAATGGATGACGCATTTTTTGAAACTAGGTTTCATAGATAGTTTTAGAAATTTTATTCAAGAAGGTCATCATTATAGTTGGTGGAGTTACCGTTTTAATGCTAAAAAAAATAATAGAGGATGGAGAATTGATTATGCTATGGTTAGTGATTCTTTAAATAAAAAAATAAAAAATGCTTATCTCATGCCGGAAGTCTTATATTCTGATCATTGTCCTGTTGTATTAGAAATTTCTCAATAAATTATTATGAAAAATGACCTGACTGGGATTCGAACCCAGGACCCTTACATTAAAAGTGTAATGCTCTACCAGCTGAGCTATCAGGTCTTTATAATGTTTTCTTGAAAGAGTGTTTATTAATTTAAGCAAATATACTATAATTTTTTTCTTTTTATGAAAATCACTTTAATTGGATATATGGGAAGTGGAAAAACTACTATAGGAAAAATGTTATCTAAAGAATTGGATTTAGATTTTTACGATTTAGATGCTATTCTTGTTATTGAAAATAAGAATGATTCTATTTTTAATATTTTTAAAAAAAAAGGAGAACTTTTTTTTAGAAGAAAAGAACATTTTTTGTTAAAAAAATTTTTGAAACAAAAAAATGAATATATTTTATCAATTGGTGGAGGAACTCCTTGTTTTTACAACAATATTTATTTGTTAAATAAATATTCAAATACATTTTATTTAAAAACGGATAGTTATACCTTATTTAAAAGATTATGTCTAGAAAAAAAAACAAGACCTTTAATTTCTCATTTTTCTAAAAATGAATTATTTCAATTTATTATCAGGCATTTATTGAAAAGAGCGTATTTTTATGAACAATCTTTAAAAAAAATAAATGTATATGATAAATCCAAATATGATATTGTTCAAGAAATTATTAAATATATTAAAAATAAATCATGAAAAAAATATCATATCATCATTTATTTCTAGATAAAATAAGAAAGTATTTTTTGTTTAAAACAAGAAAAAAAGTATGTGTAGCTGTAAGCGGAGGATTAGATAGTATGGTACTCATTAATTTATTGCTTGAAATTCCGGAAATTGAATCCGAAGTTGCACATTGTAATTTTTTTTTAAGAAAAGAAGAGTCTGATGAAGATGAAATTTTTATTAAAAATTTTTGTAATCAAAAAAATATAATATGTCATGTGAAAAAATTTGATACTTTAAATTTTTCTCAAAAACACAAGTTATCGATACAAATGGCTGCTAGAAAACTTAGATATAATTGGTTTTCGGAATTATTAAAAAAAAATTCATACGAATATATGGTATTAGGGCATCATTTTGATGATTCAATAGAAACTTTTTTTATGAATGTTTTCAGAGGTACGGGTATTAAAGGTTTGTTAGGTATTCCTAATAAAAATAAAAAATTTATTCGTCCTCTTTCTCATTTTACTAAAAAAGAAATTTTAAATTATGCAAAAACAAAGAATATAAAATGGAGATTGGATAGTAGTAATCAAGAAATTAAATATTTAAGAAATAAAATTCGTTTGATTTTATCTAAATTTTATTTTTTTTCATTTTCTTTTCACAATGGATTAAAAAGAACTATAAGTCATCTTCATGATGAAAATTTATTAATAGAAAAAAAAATAGAAGAAGTTTGTCAAGAAATTACAATAGAAAAAAAAAGAAATCCATTTTTTTGGAAAATAAGATGTAAAAAGATAAAAAAGTTAGAACCTATATCTTTTTATTTATTCAGATTATTTTCTCCATATGGGTTCAATGATATAAATGGGATGAAACATCTTATTGATGCACAATCGGGTAAAAAACTTAAATCTAAAAATTATTGTATTATTAAAAATAGAAACAATTGGATTTTAGTTTCTCATAAATTTTTATCAAAAAATCAAAATAAAATATACATAATATCCAATCTCTCTATTGTTAATAAAATGTTATTACCTATTGATATAAAGTTTTTTGTTAATACAGAAAATACAGAAAAAAAAAATGAAAAAAATATCTATCTTGTAGATTTTGAAAAAGTTCAATTTCCATTATTATTGAGAACATGGAGAAAAGGGGATTTTTTTTATCCTTTTAATATGAAGGGCAAAAAAAAATTAAGCAAATATTATAAAGAAAAAAAATTTTCTATTTTGGAAAAAGAACATATATGGTTACTAATTAACGGAAATGGATATATTATTCTAATTATAGGAAACCGTTTAGATGATCGATTCAAAATTACGGAAAATACAAAGAAAGTATTAGGTATAAAAATATAATTAATTGAGTAGTTATATGTTTATTTGATAGTTTTAATTGATATAGTATTTTTTTTTAATTTTGAAAAGAATCAGTTATTTCATTTATGTATGAAAATACACAATTTCAATGCAGGTCCTTCTATTCTACCGAAAGAAGTAGTTAAAAAATCAGCTCAATCCGTAATTAATTTTAATGATACTGGATTATCAGTCCTTGAAATTTCTCATAGAAGTATGGATTTTTTAGAAATAATCGAAAAAACAACGTTTTTAATAAAGCGTATGATGGGATTAAATGAGGATTATGCTGTTTTATTTCTTCAAGGAGGGGCAACCCTACAATTTTCAATGATTCCATATAATTTAATGTATAAAAAAGCCGCTTATCTAGATACAGGATTTTGGGCTTATAACGCCATTAAAGAAGCTAAAAAATTTGGAGTGGTAAAAGTTTTATTTTCAGGTAAAAATATAAACTATACATCTATAGAAAAAGATTATCATATACCATGTAATATGGATTATTTTCATTGTACATCTAATAATACAATAGTTGGGACACAAATGAAAATATTTCCGAAAACATCTACTCCTATAGTTTGTGATATGTCTTCCGATATTTTTAGTAGAAAATTAGATTTTTGTCAATTTTCTTTAATCTATGCTTCTGCACAAAAAAATATTGGTTCTGCAGGAATGACTATTGTGATAATAAAAAAGGAAATTTTAGGAAAAAATAAAAAAAATATTCCTTCTTATATGGATTATAAAATCCATATACAAAATAATAGTATTTTAAATACTCCAAATGTTTTTTCCATTTATACTTCTATGTTGACTTTAGAATGGATTGAAAATCAAGGTGGTCTTTTTGTTTTGGAAAAAAAAAATCAACATAAAGCGAAATTGTTATACAATGAAATTGATAAAAATAGTTTATTTGAAAATAAAATACATGAAGAAAATCGTTCCAATATGAATGTTTCTTTTTTTTTAAAAAATAAAGATTTAGAAAAAGAATTTAATAAAATATGGAAAAAAGAAAATATTGTGGGATTAGATGGGCATAGATATTTGGGAGGATATCGTGCTAGTATATATAATGCTCTTCCATTAGAAAGTGTTCAATTTCTTATTGAAATCATGAAAGAATTTGAAAGAAAATTTTCATAATGAATATAATAGAAAATAGATTTTATAACATAAATAAACTCATTCCAAAACATGTAACAATTTTAGCCGTATCTAAAAATCAAAATATTTCTTACATAAAAAAATTATATCAATTAGGACATAGAGATTTTGGAGAAAATTATATTCAAGAAATCGTGAAAAAATATGAAAAATTACCCAAAGACATTCGATGGCATATGATTGGTAGAATACAAAGTAATAAACTTAAATATATACTACCTTTTATTCATTTAATTCATAGTGTTCAAAACTTAAAACAAATTAACATAATAAATAGAATAGGATTCAAGCATAAAAAAATCATAAATTGTCTTTTACAAATCAAAATTTGTGATGAAAAAAGTAAATCAGGAATCTCTTATCAAGAAGCTTTAAAAGTATTGGAATATTTGGAACATAACGCTTATAAAGAAATGAAAAATATTAAAATTATAGGAATAATGGGAATGGCATCTTTTCAAGAATTTACAAAAGTACATCATGAATTCTCATATTTACATAAAGTATATAATGAATTTAAAAATAAATACGGCCATTATGTCCTTTCTATGGGGATGAGTAGAGATTATAAAATAGCTATAAAACATGGAAGTACAATGATTCGATTAGGTACTATAATTTTTGGTCATAGACAAAAGCCTATCTAATAGATTTAATATATTTTTCAATACTTCCTTCTAAATTATTATGATCTAATGATTGAATAAAAGCACTTCCAATAATTCCTCCATTAGCATACTGACATGATATACTAAAAGTTTTTTTATCTTTTATACCAAAACCAATCAATTTTGGAATCTCAATAGACAATTTTTTGATACGTTGAAAAAAAGATGTTTGTTCTTTACCAAAAAAGAAATGTACATTTCCTGTAATAGAATTAGAAGATACTATATATATAAATCCATCACTGATTTTACTCAACATAGATATTCTGGATAAACAAGTTTTTGGAGTAATTAAAAATATCATAGATAACAAATATTGTTTGAAAGTATTTTGATATTTTTTTACAAAAATATCAACTGGTAGATCTGGTAAAATTAAACCGGAAATCCCTGATGTTTGACATCTTTTTAAAAATTTATCTTTTCCAAACTGATAAAACTGATTATAATATCCCATCAAAATAATGGGTATTTTTATTTTTTCTTTAAATTGTTCTATTTGATCAAATAATAAATCAATATTCATTCCATTATTTAACGAAATTTGATTACTTTTTTGTATAATCATTCCATCTGCTAAAGGATCAGAATAAGGGATTCCTATTTCAATTAAATCAACAGAAAGATTTTGTAAAATTTCTATTATTTTCACTGTACTATTTAAATAAGGAAATCCTGCTGTAAAATAAATACACAATATGTTTTTATTTTTCTTTTTAAATAAATTATATATTTGATTCATCATTTAATAATTTAACAAAAAATTTATTGTAAACATTAATATCTTTATCTCCTCTTCCAGATAAAATTACAATTACTATATCCTCTTTTTGAAAAGATATTTTTTTTAATGCTGCTAATGCATGAGCACTTTCTAAAGCTGGAATAATTCCTTCTGATCGAGTGAGTTCAAATCCAGCCCGTAAAGCTTCTTCATCTGTAGAATGCAAAAAACTTACACGTTTTTTTACAAAAAGATTAGCAAACATAGGGCCAATTCCTGGATAGTCTAATCCTGGAGATATGGAATGAGCAGGAAGAACTTGACCATCTTGATCTTGTAAAATAAAAGTCATACTTCCATGCAAGACTCCTTTAGATCCACAATGAATAGCCGCAGCTGTTTTATTTGTTTTTATCCCTAATCCTGAAGCTTCTACTGCTATAAGATGAACTGAATTATTATCCAAAAAATGATAAAAAGATCCAGCAGCATTACTTCCTCCTCCTATGCAAGCTATTACATAATTAGGGAAAGATACGCCTTCTAATTCTGTTAATTGTATTTGGATTTCTTCGCTTATAATGGATTGAATATCTGCAACCATTTGAGGATAAGGATGAGGGCCTACAGTCGAACCGATTAAATAGTAACTTTCAGGGTGGTTAATCCAATAACGAATAGATTCATTAACAGCATCTTTTAATGTTTTACTTCCACTTAATACTGGAATGACTTTAGCCCCTAAAGATTTGATTCTGTTAACATTACTCAATTGACGTTTAATATCTATTGAACCCATAAAAATTACGCATTCTAAATCCATTAATGCACAAGTTGTAGCTGTAGCTACTCCATGTTGTCCAGCACCTGTTTCTGCAATAATTTTTTTTTTCCCTAATTTTTTTGCCAATAAAACTTGACCTATTGTATTATTGATTTTATGCGAACCTGTATGATTTAGATCTTCTCTTTTAAGATAAATTTTAGCATTATATTGATCAGAATATTTTTTACAAAAAAATAACGGGGTAGGTCTTCCTACATAATTTTTTAGTAATTTTTTATATAGTTTTCGATACTCATAACTTGTGATAATATTTTTATATTGAGATTGTAATTCTGTTATATTATAATATAACATTTCAGGAATAAATGAACCTCCAAATTCTCCAAAATATCCATTTTGATCAACAAAATATTTCATAATTTTCTTATTTTCTTTATAAAAGAGTTGAGCTGTATGTCATCTTTATATCCTGGAAAAATTTCAAATTTACTGTTCAAATCAATTCCAAACATTTTAGAATGATAAAAATTTTGAATTTTATCAAAATCTTGTGCTCCTATTCCTCCACTTAAAAAAAATGGGACTTTAAAAGTATATTCATGAAGTTTTTTCCAACAAAATTTTTGTCCACTTCCTCCATAGAAAATTGTATTACTATCAAACAAAAAATAAATACAAAAAGGAATATAATCTATAATTTTTTGAAAAGAAAAAAAATTATCTATTCTAAAACTTTTAATTAATTTCAATCCTTTTTTGAATAATTTTTCACAATAAAAAGGACTTTCTGATCCGTGTAATTGAATAAAGTCTAACTTATTTTTTTTTTGTATTTCCAATACAAATTTTTCTGATTCGTTTACAAATACACCAATTTTTAATATTTCTTTTTTTATTCTAGGAATAGAAAAATCGAAACCTATAAATCTAGGAGAATGAGGATAAAATATAAAACCTATAAAATCAGGTAGTAAATTTGAAATTTTTTGTATATTAAATTTCATTCCGCATATTTTAATTTTCATAGACTAAAATTTCATATTTATTGATCAATTTTATTCAATTTTTTTGATAAAGATTCTATAAAATGTTTACAAGCTTTTCCAGGATCCTTTTTTTTCATAAAATATTCTCCAATTAAAAAACCTTTAAATCCTTGTTTTATTAATTTAACTACATAATCGACATTATCAATTCCACTTTCTACAATTTTTACATAATGATTAGATATTTTCGAGTATAATTTTAAACAATTATTATGATCTACAATAAAAGTTTGCAAATTTCGATTATTAATTCCTATTATATCCAAATTTTCTGAAATTTTATCTATTTCAAATTCATCATGAATTTCAATAATAACTTCTAAACCAATACTTTTTGCAATTTTAGAAAAATTATATATTTGATTTTTAGATAAAATTCTGGCAATTAGTAAAATTGCATCAGCTCCTATAGATTTAGATTCTATAATTTGATATTCATCAATAATAAAATCTTTTCTCAAAATAGGAACAGAAGCAATAGAACGTGATTTTTTTAAATTTTCCTTTTTACCAGAAAAAAAATGTTTATCTGTAAGAATAGATACTCCACTAACTCCTGATGTTTCATAATCTGTAATTACTTTTTCTATTGATCCCGTATTATTAATAATCCCTTTAGATGGAGATTTGCATTTAAATTCTGCAATAATACCACCAATATGATTCTTTATATTTTTTACAAGAGAAAAAGTCTTTCTATTGAAATAGGAACTATTTTCCAATTTTTTTATTGGATGTAAAATTTTGTTATTATAGATTTCTTTTCTTTTTACAGAAATAATTTTTTCAAGAAAATTCATAAACTTAACAATTTTTTTAGAATATTTTTCGCTTGACCACTTTTTAATGAATGTTTTGCTTTATCATAATTGTTTTCAAGACTATCTTTATTTAATAAACTTAATGCAAATGTGGCATTTGCTAAGACAACTTCATTTTGAGATAAAGTTCCTTCTCCAGACAAGACTCTCATGAATATGCGAATATTTTCTTTTGTATTATTTCCTCCTTTTAATTCATTTGGATTTACCTTAATATTTCCTATTTCTAATTCTTTTATAGAATAAAATTGTTCTCCTTTTGGAGTATAACATTTTATATCACTAGTTAATGTGATTTCATCGTAACCATCTAAACTATGAACAATAGCATAATTATTATTTGTATTTTGATACATATAATAATATATTCTGGCTAATTCTAAATTATTGACTCCTAATAATTGATTTTTAGGTTCTCCGGGGTTAAGCAATGGACCAAGTGTATTAAAAATAGTTTTAACTCCTAGTTCTTTTCTGACTTCAGATATAGTATTCAAAATGGGATGAAATATAGGAGCATGTAAATAGCATAACCCTACTTTATCCAATTGATTTTTTAAATTTTC from Blattabacterium cuenoti harbors:
- the trpC gene encoding indole-3-glycerol phosphate synthase TrpC gives rise to the protein MNFLEKIISVKRKEIYNNKILHPIKKLENSSYFNRKTFSLVKNIKNHIGGIIAEFKCKSPSKGIINNTGSIEKVITDYETSGVSGVSILTDKHFFSGKKENLKKSRSIASVPILRKDFIIDEYQIIESKSIGADAILLIARILSKNQIYNFSKIAKSIGLEVIIEIHDEFEIDKISENLDIIGINNRNLQTFIVDHNNCLKLYSKISNHYVKIVESGIDNVDYVVKLIKQGFKGFLIGEYFMKKKDPGKACKHFIESLSKKLNKIDQ
- a CDS encoding shikimate kinase codes for the protein MKITLIGYMGSGKTTIGKMLSKELDLDFYDLDAILVIENKNDSIFNIFKKKGELFFRRKEHFLLKKFLKQKNEYILSIGGGTPCFYNNIYLLNKYSNTFYLKTDSYTLFKRLCLEKKTRPLISHFSKNELFQFIIRHLLKRAYFYEQSLKKINVYDKSKYDIVQEIIKYIKNKS
- the trpB gene encoding tryptophan synthase subunit beta; this encodes MKYFVDQNGYFGEFGGSFIPEMLYYNITELQSQYKNIITSYEYRKLYKKLLKNYVGRPTPLFFCKKYSDQYNAKIYLKREDLNHTGSHKINNTIGQVLLAKKLGKKKIIAETGAGQHGVATATTCALMDLECVIFMGSIDIKRQLSNVNRIKSLGAKVIPVLSGSKTLKDAVNESIRYWINHPESYYLIGSTVGPHPYPQMVADIQSIISEEIQIQLTELEGVSFPNYVIACIGGGSNAAGSFYHFLDNNSVHLIAVEASGLGIKTNKTAAAIHCGSKGVLHGSMTFILQDQDGQVLPAHSISPGLDYPGIGPMFANLFVKKRVSFLHSTDEEALRAGFELTRSEGIIPALESAHALAALKKISFQKEDIVIVILSGRGDKDINVYNKFFVKLLNDESNI
- a CDS encoding YggS family pyridoxal phosphate-dependent enzyme, whose amino-acid sequence is MNIIENRFYNINKLIPKHVTILAVSKNQNISYIKKLYQLGHRDFGENYIQEIVKKYEKLPKDIRWHMIGRIQSNKLKYILPFIHLIHSVQNLKQINIINRIGFKHKKIINCLLQIKICDEKSKSGISYQEALKVLEYLEHNAYKEMKNIKIIGIMGMASFQEFTKVHHEFSYLHKVYNEFKNKYGHYVLSMGMSRDYKIAIKHGSTMIRLGTIIFGHRQKPI
- the tilS gene encoding tRNA lysidine(34) synthetase TilS, translated to MKKISYHHLFLDKIRKYFLFKTRKKVCVAVSGGLDSMVLINLLLEIPEIESEVAHCNFFLRKEESDEDEIFIKNFCNQKNIICHVKKFDTLNFSQKHKLSIQMAARKLRYNWFSELLKKNSYEYMVLGHHFDDSIETFFMNVFRGTGIKGLLGIPNKNKKFIRPLSHFTKKEILNYAKTKNIKWRLDSSNQEIKYLRNKIRLILSKFYFFSFSFHNGLKRTISHLHDENLLIEKKIEEVCQEITIEKKRNPFFWKIRCKKIKKLEPISFYLFRLFSPYGFNDINGMKHLIDAQSGKKLKSKNYCIIKNRNNWILVSHKFLSKNQNKIYIISNLSIVNKMLLPIDIKFFVNTENTEKKNEKNIYLVDFEKVQFPLLLRTWRKGDFFYPFNMKGKKKLSKYYKEKKFSILEKEHIWLLINGNGYIILIIGNRLDDRFKITENTKKVLGIKI
- the serC gene encoding 3-phosphoserine/phosphohydroxythreonine transaminase, with the protein product MKIHNFNAGPSILPKEVVKKSAQSVINFNDTGLSVLEISHRSMDFLEIIEKTTFLIKRMMGLNEDYAVLFLQGGATLQFSMIPYNLMYKKAAYLDTGFWAYNAIKEAKKFGVVKVLFSGKNINYTSIEKDYHIPCNMDYFHCTSNNTIVGTQMKIFPKTSTPIVCDMSSDIFSRKLDFCQFSLIYASAQKNIGSAGMTIVIIKKEILGKNKKNIPSYMDYKIHIQNNSILNTPNVFSIYTSMLTLEWIENQGGLFVLEKKNQHKAKLLYNEIDKNSLFENKIHEENRSNMNVSFFLKNKDLEKEFNKIWKKENIVGLDGHRYLGGYRASIYNALPLESVQFLIEIMKEFERKFS
- the trpD gene encoding anthranilate phosphoribosyltransferase, with the protein product MNKILENLFLEKTLTKKEAKNILIKISKGKINKTQAIALTTIYNMRSPTLEEIIGFRQAMMDLSIKVNLTEFNAIDIVGTGGDGKNTFNISTLASFIVAGTGEKVIKHGSFSSSSITGSSNILKGLGYHFTNKEENLKNQLDKVGLCYLHAPIFHPILNTISEVRKELGVKTIFNTLGPLLNPGEPKNQLLGVNNLELARIYYYMYQNTNNNYAIVHSLDGYDEITLTSDIKCYTPKGEQFYSIKELEIGNIKVNPNELKGGNNTKENIRIFMRVLSGEGTLSQNEVVLANATFALSLLNKDSLENNYDKAKHSLKSGQAKNILKKLLSL
- the trpF gene encoding phosphoribosylanthranilate isomerase, encoding MKIKICGMKFNIQKISNLLPDFIGFIFYPHSPRFIGFDFSIPRIKKEILKIGVFVNESEKFVLEIQKKNKLDFIQLHGSESPFYCEKLFKKGLKLIKSFRIDNFFSFQKIIDYIPFCIYFLFDSNTIFYGGSGQKFCWKKLHEYTFKVPFFLSGGIGAQDFDKIQNFYHSKMFGIDLNSKFEIFPGYKDDIQLNSFIKKIRKL
- the trpA gene encoding tryptophan synthase subunit alpha; this translates as MNQIYNLFKKKNKNILCIYFTAGFPYLNSTVKIIEILQNLSVDLIEIGIPYSDPLADGMIIQKSNQISLNNGMNIDLLFDQIEQFKEKIKIPIILMGYYNQFYQFGKDKFLKRCQTSGISGLILPDLPVDIFVKKYQNTFKQYLLSMIFLITPKTCLSRISMLSKISDGFIYIVSSNSITGNVHFFFGKEQTSFFQRIKKLSIEIPKLIGFGIKDKKTFSISCQYANGGIIGSAFIQSLDHNNLEGSIEKYIKSIR